A part of Gossypium hirsutum isolate 1008001.06 chromosome A07, Gossypium_hirsutum_v2.1, whole genome shotgun sequence genomic DNA contains:
- the LOC107933983 gene encoding receptor-like protein EIX2, giving the protein MRGRGLHFRFHLWLALLFALIAASFGISVKNQSVRCIAAERRALLDFKKGLIDYDNSLNLLVSWTSKEEECCKWKGVGYDNTTGHVVMLDLRPRIIYGIFGGSWTSISGEIGTSLLESISDFIGSLYDLTYLNLSSNPLTGFIPHQLGSLSRLVYLDLSTDNFDQSLISDNLEWLSHLSSLKLLKISHTNFTKATNWPQVIQSHPSLSVLHFEYCDFAEVDPSSLVHFNSSNSLSVLHLIWSSSLHPSTFPLLLNISRNLVELDLHHNQLSSLIPDSFDNMPALEKINFEDNSLKGGIPKSLGNLCHLKELNLRDNKLSGPLTFAVTNLSGCVLGI; this is encoded by the exons ATGAGAGGGAGAGGACTTCATTTTCGTTTTCATCTATGGCTTGCACTTCTGTTTGCACTGATTGCTGCTAGTTTTGGCATCAGTGTAAAAAATCAGAGTGTGAGGTGCATTGCAGCAGAGAGACGAGCTCTCCTTGATTTCAAGAAAGGTCTTATTGATTACGACAATAGCCTAAACCTCCTAGTTTCATGGACAAGCAAAGAAGAAGAGTGTTGCAAATGGAAAGGTGTCGGCTACGACAACACGACTGGCCATGTTGTCATGTTGGACCTCCGTCCCAGAATCATTTACGGTATCTTTGGCGGCAGTTGGACGTCAATTTCAGGTGAGATTGGCACTTCCTTGCTTGAGTCAATTTCAG ACTTCATTGGTTCACTTTATGACCTCACATACCTCAATCTCTCATCAAATCCTCTTACGGGCTTCATTCCTCACCAGCTTGGGAGCCTTTCCAGGCTAGTTTATCTTGATCTCAGTACCGATAATTTTGATCAATCATTGATATCCGACAACCTTGAATGgctttcccatctttcttctttgaaaTTGCTGAAAATCAGTCACACCAATTTTACAAAAGCTACAAACTGGCCTCAAGTTATTCAATCTCATCCTTCCCTCTCAGTTTTACACTTTGAATATTGTGACTTTGCGGAGGTTGATCCTTCATCTCTTGTCCATTTTAATTCTTCAAACTCTTTATCGGTTCTTCACCTGATCTGGTCTTCTAGTTTGCATCCTTCGACTTTTCCTCTGTTACTGAATATAAGTCGAAACTTGGTTGAACTCGATCTCCATCATAATCAATTATCGAGTTTGATTCCGGATTCTTTTGACAACATGCCAGCTctggagaaaattaattttgaggaTAATAGTCTCAAAGGTGGAATACCAAAGTCACTGGGGAATCTCTGCcatttaaaagaattaaacttAAGAGATAACAAGCTCAGTGGACCTCTCACCTTTGCTGTGACAAATTTAAGTGGGTGTGTGTTGGGGATTTGA
- the LOC107933984 gene encoding receptor-like protein EIX2 translates to MLANFNSVPRILEILFLDENNFNGSLPSFVRFSSLRELNVAYNRLSGHFEDNFGNFSKITVLDLDENRITGPLLDLSKLSSLKKLSLRGNQLDGLLPVNIGKLSHLVLLDVSNNSLHDVIFEGHLFNLTKLRYLLISFNALSFNLSSNWTPPFQLDFIKMSSCKIGPQFPSWLRKKTNFFHLDISYSNISDNIPYWFWNLPLRLMFLDLSFNQISGRVPNLPLKFDRIPLIDLSSNLFHGPIPQFLSKSTTLDLSNNMFNGPLSYLCTNKDSGLSYLDLSNNLLSGGIPDCWIKSRRLTIINLENNNLSGVIPTSLGSVETLQSLRLRNTSLHGEIPQSLKSCTQLRLLDLGENKLTGIIPPWIGERLENLIVLRLRSNNFHGNIPSTLCHQQFLKVLDLSLNNISGAIPSCFNNLTTMAHLGSSAATIEF, encoded by the coding sequence ATGCTGGCCAACTTCAACAGTGTGCCAAGAATTCTGGAGATtttgtttttggatgaaaacaaTTTCAATGGATCCTTGCCCAGTTTCGTACGATTTTCTTCTTTGAGAGAATTAAATGTCGCATATAATCGATTGAGCGGCCATTTCGAAGACAATTTTGGCAACTTTTCAAAGATCACGGTTTTGGATTTGGATGAAAATAGAATCACTGGACCATTGCTTGATCTTTCAAAATTATCATCTTTGAAAAAATTATCTCTTCGAGGGAACCAACTCGACGGTCTTCTTCCTGTCAACATCGGCAAATTGTCTCATCTGGTGCTCTTAGATGTTTCCAACAATTCTTTGCATGATGTCATTTTCGAAGGCCACCTATTTAATCTTACCAAATTACGGTATCTTTTGATATCCTTTAATGCTTTGTCTTTCAATCTTAGCTCTAATTGGACCCCtccatttcaacttgattttattaaaatgagtTCCTGCAAGATTGGACCCCAATTTCCTAGTTGGCTTAGAAAGAAAACTAATTTCTTCCATCTAGATATCTCCTATTCCAACATTTCAGACAACATCCCATACTGGTTTTGGAATCTGCCTTTGAGGCTAATGTTTTTGGACCTTTCCTTCAACCAAATCAGCGGGAGAGTTCCAAACCTGCCTTTAAAATTTGATCGTATCCCTTTGATAGATTTGAGTTCAAATCTTTTTCATGGTCCCATACCTCAATTTTTGTCTAAGTCGACAACGTTAGATCTATCTAATAACATGTTCAATGGACCGTTGTCATATTTATGCACAAATAAGGATAGTGGTTTGTCTTATCTTGACCTCTCTAACAATTTGTTGTCGGGAGGCATTCCAGATTGTTGGATCAAAAGCCGGAGATTAACCATAATCAATTTGGAAAACAATAATTTATCAGGGGTAATCCCTACTTCATTGGGCTCAGTAGAGACACTGCAATCATTGCGTTTAAGGAACACGAGTTTGCATGGTGAAATCCCTCAATCCTTGAAAAGTTGTACTCAATTGAGACTTTTGGATCTGGGGGAAAATAAATTAACTGGAATCATTCCACCATGGATAGGAGAAAGACTTGAGAACTTGATTGTTCTACGTCTAAGATCAAATAATTTTCATGGGAACATACCTTCAACTCTATGTCACCAACAATTTCTTAAAGTATTGGATCTCTCTCTCAACAATATATCAGGAGCCATTCCATCATGCTTTAACAATTTGACCACCATGGCTCACCTTGGGAGCTCAGCAGCAACGATCGAGTTCTAG